In the Chitinispirillum alkaliphilum genome, one interval contains:
- a CDS encoding Dihydrofolate synthase: protein MLSKTDSAEKISQRLFSRVNRGIKYELERMVRVAEECGNPQNFCRCFHVAGTNGKGSTCSFLESILRAQGFKTGLFTSPHILDFSERFRINGVSVEKQSWVEVYHDIEHLIEKYNLTFFEASTLIAFELFRRENVEWAVYETGMGGRLDATNIVRPEISIISKISMDHAEYLGSSLYDIAGEKLGIIQSKVPLVMALPERPDIINRAINCCEENECELTFVGAADVFDLASGGNKTCFTWKHQKFDIPCLGTFQAINAALALTAIEKSGVADPCSMKTGLRSAKIPGRFQVETIGEKTVVLDVAHNEDSIEVLASTVRAHFGDKRVLVVLGVMRDKKISEMVERIAECADALIFCEPDNPRSAKPEELSAAVGEYFIGEVSVSENVKDAVRTALISQYEVICIAGSFFTVGEAASELGVTV, encoded by the coding sequence CGGATGGTTAGGGTTGCAGAAGAGTGTGGAAATCCACAAAACTTCTGTCGTTGCTTTCATGTAGCCGGAACAAACGGAAAAGGTAGCACCTGCAGTTTTCTTGAATCTATACTGCGGGCTCAGGGGTTTAAAACCGGCTTGTTCACATCTCCCCATATTCTTGATTTCAGTGAAAGGTTCAGAATAAACGGGGTTTCAGTTGAGAAACAATCATGGGTAGAGGTGTACCATGATATTGAACATCTTATAGAGAAGTATAATCTCACATTTTTTGAGGCGTCTACTCTGATCGCTTTTGAATTGTTCAGAAGAGAAAACGTGGAGTGGGCTGTTTATGAAACCGGAATGGGAGGGCGCCTTGATGCCACCAATATCGTTAGGCCGGAGATTTCAATTATTTCCAAAATTTCAATGGATCATGCTGAATACCTGGGCTCTTCTCTGTATGATATAGCAGGTGAAAAACTTGGTATAATACAAAGTAAAGTACCGCTTGTTATGGCTTTGCCGGAAAGGCCGGATATAATCAACAGGGCTATAAATTGTTGTGAGGAAAATGAGTGTGAATTGACTTTTGTTGGTGCTGCCGATGTTTTTGATCTGGCAAGTGGAGGTAATAAAACTTGCTTTACCTGGAAGCACCAAAAGTTTGATATTCCCTGTTTGGGAACATTTCAGGCAATTAACGCAGCTCTGGCTCTTACAGCGATAGAAAAGAGTGGTGTTGCAGACCCGTGTTCAATGAAAACCGGACTAAGGAGTGCAAAGATTCCCGGACGGTTTCAGGTCGAAACCATAGGGGAGAAAACGGTTGTACTCGATGTGGCACACAATGAAGATTCAATTGAAGTTTTGGCCAGTACGGTCAGGGCTCATTTTGGTGATAAACGTGTACTTGTTGTTTTAGGGGTGATGAGGGATAAAAAAATATCAGAAATGGTTGAAAGAATAGCCGAGTGTGCGGATGCATTAATATTTTGCGAACCGGACAATCCACGATCAGCCAAACCAGAGGAGCTTAGTGCTGCAGTTGGTGAATATTTTATTGGTGAAGTAAGTGTGTCGGAAAATGTTAAAGATGCTGTAAGAACAGCTTTGATCTCGCAATATGAGGTTATTTGTATAGCCGGATCTTTTTTCACCGTAGGAGAAGCTGCCAGTGAACTTGGGGTTACGGTATAG